One region of Zingiber officinale cultivar Zhangliang chromosome 7B, Zo_v1.1, whole genome shotgun sequence genomic DNA includes:
- the LOC122007209 gene encoding macrophage migration inhibitory factor homolog codes for MPTLSLSTNVPVDAVVASDILKDCTRTVAKILGKPESYVMILINGGVPIAFGGSEEPAAYGEVISIGALGPSVNAKLSSALSEILEAKLSVESSRFYIKFYDVQGSFFGFNGSTF; via the exons ATGCCGACCTTGAGCCTCTCCACCAACGTGCCCGTCGACGCCGTGGTCGCCTCCGACATCCTCAAGGACTGCACCAGAACCGTCGCCAAGATCCTCGGCAAGCCTGAGTCC TACGTGATGATTTTGATTAATGGTGGAGTGCCTATTGCATTTGGTGGAAGTGAAGAACCAGCTGCCTATGGCGAAGTTATATCAATAGGAGCTCTAGGGCCCAGCGTGAATGCCAAGCTAAGTTCTGCACTTTCTGAAATTCTTGAAGCAAAACTCTCTGTTGAAAGTTCCAGATTCTACATCAAGTTCTATGACGTGCAG GGTTCTTTTTTTGGCTTCAATGGTTCCACTTTTTGA
- the LOC122007210 gene encoding S-adenosylmethionine decarboxylase proenzyme-like: protein MESKGGKKSSSGNSLQYEAPLGYSIEDVRPHGGIKKFQSAAYSNCVRKPSMAFSTNYSPDPPVSAIGFEGYEKRIEITFSEASIFADPRGQGLRALSRAQLDSILDLARCTIVSQLANDDFDSYVLSESSLFVYPYKIILKTCGTTKLLLSIPRILELATELSLSLQSAKYSRGTFIFPTAQPSPHRSFSEEVSLLNGFFGNLKSGGNAYVITDPAMPKHKWHIYYATEKPETPMVTLEMCMTGLDTQRASIFYKNSVAASAHEMTKISGISEIIPEMEICDFDFEPCGYSMNGICGPAASTIHVTPEEGFSYASYEAMGFDSQFLTYHDLLERVLTCFGPSEFSVAVTVFGGRGHAHSWGKKVDTHGYTSSKILEQELPGGGLLVYQTFSASPVTATSPRSILHHWEREDQENAEKDEDRFMIGKKGNDQS, encoded by the exons ATGGAGTCAAAAGGTGGGAAGAAATCTAGTAGTGGTAATTCATTACAGTACGAAGCTCCCCTCGGCTACAGCATTGAAGACGTTCGACCGCACGGAGGAATCAAGAAGTTTCAGTCCGCTGCTTACTCCAAC TGCGTGAGGAAGCC CTCAATGGCATTTTCGACGAATTACTCCCCTGACCCCCCGGTCTCTGCGATTGGGTTCGAGGGCTACGAGAAACGCATAGAGATCACCTTCTCTGAGGCATCCATCTTTGCCGACCCTCGTGGTCAAGGACTGCGTGCCCTTTCTCGGGCACAGTTAGACTCTATTCTGGACTTGGCACGCTGTACCATTGTGTCTCAACTGGCGAATGATGACTTTGATTCCTATGTGCTATCCGAGTCGAGCCTCTTCGTCTACCCTTACAAGATCATTCTGAAGACTTGTGGAACTACAAAGCTGCTTCTTTCCATTCCCAGAATCCTTGAGCTCGCTACAGAACTTTCGCTCTCCCTTCAGTCTGCAAAGTACTCCCGAGGGACCTTCATTTTCCCAACCGCCCAGCCATCCCCACACCGAAGCTTCTCGGAGGAAGTTAGTCTCCTGAATGGTTTCTTCGGCAACCTCAAGTCCGGTGGTAATGCCTACGTGATCACTGATCCAGCAATGCCTAAACACAAATGGCACATCTACTATGCTACGGAGAAGCCTGAGACGCCTATGGTTACCTTGGAGATGTGCATGACTGGATTGGACACTCAACGTGCATCAATTTTCTACAAGAATTCTGTTGCTGCATCTGCCCATGAGATGACCAAGATCTCCGGGATCTCCGAGATCATCCCTGAGATGGAGATTTGCGACTTTGATTTTGAGCCATGCGGTTACTCCATGAACGGGATATGTGGTCCGGCGGCCTCTACAATTCATGTAACACCAGAGGAAGGTTTCAGCTATGCGAGCTACGAGGCCATGGGGTTCGACTCTCAGTTCCTGACCTACCATGACCTGCTCGAGAGAGTCCTTACATGTTTTGGCCCTTCTGAGTTCTCTGTTGCTGTCACTGTATTCGGAGGACGCGGGCATGCCCACTCTTGGGGAAAGAAAGTCGATACCCATGGCTACACGTCCAGTAAAATCTTGGAACAGGAGCTGCCGGGTGGGGGATTGCTGGTCTACCAGACCTTCTCTGCTTCCCCTGTCACTGCCACCTCTCCGAGGTCCATCCTGCATCACTGGGAAAGAGAAGATCAGGAAAATGCTGAAAAAGATGAAGATCGGTTTATGATTGGGAAGAAAGGAAATGATCAGAGTTAA
- the LOC122007212 gene encoding serine/threonine-protein kinase RIPK-like — translation MTRRLRSWIHSLTASCWGGAGAGSVAAASAGSDGDKAGKSSSSPPSRVSYNDISTLSAEELSLSLPGSNLHVFTLAELRAVTRNFSMTNFIGSGGFGPVYKGFVDDKLRPGLPAQFVAVKSLDLEGGQGHREWLAEVIFLGQLRHSHLVKLIGYCCEDEHRMLVYEYMARGSLENHLFKRSLASLPWSTRIKIAVGAAKGLAFLHQSRQPVIYRDFKASNILLDSDYTAKLSDFGLAKDGPEGEDTHVSTRVMGTHGYAAPEYVMTGHLTKKSDVYSFGVVLLELLSGRRSVDKTRPPREKNLVEWARPYLNHPTKFVRVIDTHLEGLYSATATQNVAAIAYKCLSLKPKLRPDMHAVVDALEPLLNLHEDALAGPFVYTAPSSGGSNKETTEKSNRRTRTRPETQKVVS, via the exons ATGACCAGGCGCCTCCGCTCGTGGATCCACTCCTTAACGGCGAGCTGCTGGGGCGGCGCTGGCGCCGGCAGCGTCGCGGCGGCTTCGGCCGGAAGCGACGGCGACAAGGCCGGTAAGTCCTCCAGCTCGCCTCCGAGCAGGGTCTCTTACAACGACATCAGTACCCTGTCGGCGGAGGAGCTGTCGCTGAGCCTGCCGGGCTCCAACCTCCACGTGTTCACCCTGGCGGAGCTCCGGGCCGTCACCAGGAACTTCTCCATGACCAACTTCATCGGCTCCGGCGGCTTCGGCCCCGTCTACAAGGGCTTCGTCGACGACAAGCTCCGCCCCGGCCTGCCGGCGCAGTTCGTCGCCGTCAAGTCCCTCGATCTGGAAGGCGGGCAGGGGCACCGTGAATGGctg GCAGAAGTGATTTTTCTTGGGCAATTGAGGCATTCTCACTTGGTGAAATTGATTGGATATTGCTGTGAAGATGAACACAGAATGCTAGTTTATGAGTACATGGCCAGAGGAAGCCTTGAGAACCATCTTTTCAaga GGTCTCTGGCTTCGTTACCATGGTCAACGCGGATAAAAATTGCTGTGGGCGCCGCCAAGGGACTCGCCTTTCTTCATCAATCCCGCCAACCCGTCATTTACCGAGATTTCAAAGCCTCCAACATTTTGCTTGACTCG GATTACACGGCGAAGCTTTCCGACTTCGGATTGGCAAAGGACGGTCCCGAGGGCGAAGACACCCATGTCTCCACCCGCGTCATGGGAACCCATGGTTACGCCGCCCCCGAGTACGTCATGACCGGCCATTTGACAAAGAAGAGCGACGTGTACAGCTTCGGCGTGGTGCTACTGGAGCTGTTGAGCGGCCGGCGGTCGGTGGATAAGACCCGACCGCCGCGGGAGAAGAACTTGGTCGAGTGGGCACGGCCGTACCTCAATCACCCCACCAAGTTCGTTCGCGTGATCGACACCCACCTCGAAGGTCTCTACTCGGCCACCGCCACCCAAAATGTGGCAGCCATCGCCTACAAGTGCCTCAGCCTCAAGCCCAAGTTGCGCCCCGATATGCACGCCGTCGTTGATGCCCTCGAGCCACTCCTAAATCTCCACGAGGATGCCCTCGCCGGCCCCTTCGTGTACACAGCCCCGAGTAGTGGCGGCTCCAACAAAGAGACAACGGAGAAAAGCAACCGCCGAACACGAACACGGCCGGAGACACAGAAGGTGGTTTCCTAG